One Actinomadura viridis genomic region harbors:
- a CDS encoding acyl-CoA synthetase yields the protein MHDPTSHARRWPDKPAVIMGGTGETLTFAELDVRSKRLARLFHAEGLRPGDHVAILMENHIRYIEVFWAAFRSGLYLTAVNHHLTPGEAGYIIDDCDAQVLVMSEYKAGLATELVALTPKVRRRLMVDGTVPEYESYEEAIAAHPAEALDEEPLGRTMLYSSGSTGRPKGVWRPLSGRTVQQGKAALGPIYRDLYDMGPDTVYLSPAPIYHSAPLLFSTDSMALGATVVIMERFDAEEALALIEKYRVTHAQFVATMFARMLKLPEEVRGRYDLSSLEVVIHGAAPCPVPVKQAMIDWLGPILAEYYAGTEDTGATLIYSDEWLAHPGSVGRAIDGCAIHICDSDGNELPPGEVGRIYFETSGEIAAFQYYGEPDKTAGAHHPEHPNWTALGDLGRVDDEGYLYLADREAFMIISGGVNIYPQEIENVLLQHPGVADAAVFGVPNDEFGEEVKAIVQPADPSAADETFAEELMAHCARHLAKFKWPRSIEFLEDFPRSPTGKLYKAPLREKYWAGHASPII from the coding sequence ATGCACGACCCCACCTCGCACGCCCGGAGATGGCCGGACAAGCCGGCCGTCATCATGGGCGGCACGGGCGAGACGCTGACGTTCGCCGAGCTCGACGTACGGTCGAAGCGGCTGGCGCGGTTGTTCCACGCCGAGGGCCTGCGCCCCGGCGACCATGTGGCGATCCTGATGGAGAACCACATCCGCTACATCGAGGTCTTCTGGGCGGCCTTTCGTTCCGGTCTGTACCTGACGGCCGTCAACCACCACCTGACCCCCGGCGAGGCCGGCTACATCATCGACGACTGCGACGCGCAGGTCCTGGTGATGTCCGAGTACAAGGCCGGCCTCGCCACCGAACTCGTCGCGCTCACCCCCAAGGTGCGCCGCCGCCTGATGGTGGACGGGACCGTTCCAGAGTACGAGTCGTACGAGGAGGCCATCGCCGCCCACCCGGCCGAGGCGCTCGACGAGGAGCCGCTCGGCCGCACGATGCTGTACAGCTCCGGCAGCACCGGCCGTCCCAAGGGCGTCTGGCGCCCGCTGTCGGGGCGCACCGTCCAGCAGGGCAAGGCCGCCCTCGGCCCCATCTACCGGGACCTCTACGACATGGGTCCGGACACGGTGTACCTGTCGCCGGCTCCGATCTACCACTCCGCCCCGCTGCTGTTCAGCACCGACTCCATGGCCCTCGGCGCCACCGTTGTGATCATGGAGAGGTTCGACGCCGAAGAGGCGCTCGCGCTGATCGAGAAGTACCGGGTGACCCACGCGCAGTTCGTGGCGACCATGTTCGCCCGGATGTTGAAGCTGCCCGAGGAGGTGCGCGGCCGGTACGACCTGTCGAGCCTCGAAGTGGTCATCCACGGCGCCGCCCCGTGCCCGGTCCCGGTCAAGCAGGCCATGATCGACTGGCTGGGCCCGATCCTCGCCGAGTACTACGCCGGCACCGAGGACACCGGCGCCACCCTGATCTACTCCGACGAGTGGCTGGCCCACCCAGGGTCCGTCGGCCGCGCGATCGACGGCTGCGCGATCCACATCTGCGACTCCGACGGGAACGAGCTGCCGCCCGGCGAGGTCGGCCGGATCTACTTCGAGACCTCCGGCGAGATCGCCGCCTTCCAGTACTACGGCGAGCCCGACAAGACGGCCGGCGCGCACCACCCCGAGCATCCGAACTGGACGGCGCTGGGCGACCTGGGGCGGGTCGACGACGAGGGCTACCTGTACCTGGCCGACCGCGAGGCGTTCATGATCATTTCGGGTGGCGTGAACATCTACCCGCAGGAGATCGAGAACGTGCTGCTCCAGCACCCCGGCGTCGCGGACGCGGCGGTGTTCGGCGTCCCCAACGACGAGTTCGGCGAGGAGGTCAAGGCGATCGTGCAGCCCGCCGACCCCTCGGCCGCGGACGAGACCTTCGCCGAGGAACTGATGGCGCACTGCGCGCGGCACCTGGCGAAGTTCAAGTGGCCGCGCTCCATCGAGTTCCTCGAGGACTTCCCCCGCTCCCCCACCGGCAAGCTGTACAAGGCGCC
- a CDS encoding acetyl-CoA C-acyltransferase, with the protein MPEAVIVAAARTPIGRAFKGSLVTARPDDLSGTIIDAALRQVPALDRSEIGDVIMGAANHMGEQGMNLGRNAAALAGLPDTVPGTTVNRGCGSSLQSIRMAHQAIATGEGHAFVAAGVESVSRLPGVYDKEAMNPRFLDSGRDDYINDMYISMGETAENVAAKYGVTRRDMDEFALLSQRRAAAAIEAGFFAREITPVTLADGTVVDRDDCPRPETTLDVLAALRPAFREDGVVTPGNSCPLNDGAAAVVVMSDVRAAELGVTPLARIIGSAVTGLAPEIMGVGPIAAVGELLARHGMKIDDVDVVELNEAFAAQVLPIARELGISVEDQLNPHGGAIALGHPFGMTGTRIMTTLINDLRTLDRQIGLETMCIGGGMGIAMLIERLS; encoded by the coding sequence ATGCCGGAAGCCGTCATCGTCGCCGCCGCCCGAACCCCCATCGGCCGCGCGTTCAAGGGCTCGCTGGTCACCGCGCGTCCCGACGACCTCTCCGGCACGATCATCGATGCCGCACTGCGGCAGGTCCCCGCTCTGGATCGTTCCGAGATCGGTGACGTGATCATGGGCGCGGCCAACCACATGGGCGAGCAGGGAATGAACCTGGGCCGGAACGCGGCGGCGCTCGCCGGCCTTCCCGACACCGTCCCGGGGACCACCGTCAACCGCGGGTGCGGGTCGTCGCTGCAGTCGATCCGGATGGCCCACCAGGCGATCGCGACCGGCGAGGGCCACGCCTTCGTCGCCGCGGGCGTCGAGAGCGTCAGCCGCCTCCCCGGCGTCTACGACAAGGAGGCGATGAACCCCCGCTTCCTCGACTCCGGCCGTGACGACTACATCAACGACATGTACATCTCGATGGGGGAGACCGCCGAGAACGTGGCGGCGAAGTACGGCGTGACCCGGCGGGACATGGACGAGTTCGCCCTGCTGTCCCAGCGTCGCGCCGCCGCCGCGATCGAGGCGGGCTTCTTCGCCCGCGAGATCACCCCGGTGACCCTCGCCGACGGCACGGTGGTGGACCGCGACGACTGCCCGCGTCCCGAGACGACCCTCGACGTCCTCGCCGCCCTCAGACCGGCCTTCCGCGAGGACGGCGTGGTCACCCCGGGCAACTCCTGCCCGCTCAACGACGGCGCCGCCGCGGTGGTCGTCATGTCGGACGTCCGCGCCGCCGAGCTCGGCGTCACGCCGCTGGCCCGCATCATCGGCTCGGCCGTCACCGGTCTCGCGCCCGAGATCATGGGCGTGGGCCCGATCGCGGCGGTCGGCGAGCTGCTCGCCCGGCACGGGATGAAGATCGACGACGTCGACGTCGTCGAGCTCAACGAGGCCTTCGCCGCGCAGGTGCTGCCGATCGCGCGCGAGCTCGGCATCTCCGTCGAGGACCAGCTCAACCCGCACGGCGGCGCCATCGCGCTCGGGCACCCGTTCGGCATGACCGGCACGCGCATCATGACCACCCTGATCAACGACCTGCGGACGCTGGACCGGCAGATCGGCCTGGAGACGATGTGCATCGGCGGCGGCATGGGCATCGCGATGCTCATCGAGCGTCTGTCCTGA
- a CDS encoding enoyl-CoA hydratase/isomerase family protein translates to MAGLTTVRLETDGPVALLTLARPAKLNAMSRRMVAELTSVLEGLAADARVRCVVLAGEGRMFSAGADLDEFRDDFGAGGADPAATEREARDGARLAAALESPDIVTIAAVHGAAIGGAAAVVAACGLRLFADDARLLAPELAMGLPLAWGGVERLVRDLGPAVTRDLLLTGRPLTAEEAVARGFAMERVAPGDLLDRARRIAALCATRPRLGTSIVLGRIRAVADRSRADGVDDDAASLAAAARDPEALAAARAYLKSLGPAS, encoded by the coding sequence ATGGCCGGCCTCACGACGGTCCGCCTGGAGACGGACGGCCCGGTCGCGCTGCTGACCCTGGCGCGGCCCGCCAAGCTCAACGCGATGAGCCGGCGGATGGTGGCCGAGCTCACCTCGGTCCTGGAGGGACTCGCCGCCGACGCCCGGGTGCGCTGCGTGGTGCTCGCGGGGGAAGGCCGGATGTTCTCCGCGGGCGCGGACCTCGACGAGTTCCGCGACGACTTCGGCGCCGGTGGCGCCGATCCCGCCGCCACCGAGCGCGAGGCGCGGGACGGGGCCCGGCTGGCCGCGGCGCTGGAGTCCCCGGACATCGTCACGATCGCCGCGGTGCACGGCGCCGCCATCGGCGGTGCGGCGGCGGTGGTCGCGGCCTGCGGCCTGCGGCTGTTCGCGGACGACGCCCGGCTGCTGGCGCCCGAGCTGGCGATGGGGCTCCCGCTCGCCTGGGGCGGGGTCGAGCGGCTGGTCCGCGATCTGGGTCCCGCGGTGACCCGCGACCTCCTGCTGACCGGACGGCCCCTCACCGCCGAGGAGGCCGTGGCCAGGGGGTTCGCGATGGAGCGGGTGGCGCCCGGCGACCTGCTGGACCGGGCGAGGCGGATCGCCGCGCTGTGCGCGACCCGTCCCCGCCTGGGAACCTCGATCGTCCTCGGCCGGATCCGCGCGGTGGCCGACCGGAGCCGTGCCGACGGCGTGGACGACGACGCCGCGTCACTGGCCGCCGCCGCCCGCGACCCCGAGGCGCTGGCCGCGGCCCGCGCCTACCTCAAGTCACTCGGTCCCGCGTCCTGA
- a CDS encoding nitroreductase family protein: MDLFEAIRTTRAMRRLDPGRPVSDADVRTILEAALKGPTGGNQQPIRWLVIRDQDTKDGLQEIYQRCWNRGRKPYAAEPGRIAPAVLNSADHLAANLHRSPVLILACADTGPQGRRHDASVYPSVQNLMLAARALGLGTTLTTAHLFEEEAVKELLGIPSHVTTYALIPVGHPLGKWGEPKRRPLDEVTYLDRWGRTGADGTDGTDGSGPV; this comes from the coding sequence ATGGATCTGTTCGAAGCCATCCGTACCACGCGAGCCATGCGGCGGCTCGATCCCGGCCGGCCGGTGTCCGACGCCGACGTGCGTACGATCCTGGAGGCCGCCCTGAAGGGGCCGACCGGGGGCAACCAGCAGCCGATCCGCTGGCTGGTGATCCGTGACCAGGACACCAAGGACGGGCTGCAGGAGATCTACCAGCGTTGCTGGAACCGCGGGCGCAAGCCCTACGCGGCCGAGCCCGGCCGGATCGCGCCGGCGGTACTGAACTCGGCCGACCACCTGGCGGCGAACCTCCACCGGTCACCGGTGCTGATCCTGGCCTGCGCCGACACCGGACCGCAGGGAAGGCGGCACGACGCCTCGGTCTACCCCTCCGTCCAGAACCTGATGCTGGCGGCCCGCGCCCTCGGCCTGGGGACGACACTGACCACGGCGCACCTGTTCGAGGAGGAGGCGGTCAAGGAACTCCTGGGAATCCCCTCCCACGTGACGACCTACGCGCTGATCCCGGTCGGCCACCCGCTCGGCAAGTGGGGCGAGCCCAAGCGCAGGCCGCTGGACGAGGTCACCTACCTCGACCGCTGGGGCCGGACCGGCGCGGACGGCACGGACGGCACGGACGGGAGCGGCCCGGTATGA
- a CDS encoding flavin-containing monooxygenase has translation MTFTPAPRPFDEAVLRDALATANLPTLLMVMFQLTGDRTWLREPYRPQRTRGMSDNDTGGFGPEVQAEIRDAALRILRAWGDGEPAALPMPDEPTIIEMISSCMGEEVPPEFGPMMAEDMRLGAGGGRTRAAVAGAADFSVVIIGAGISGISAAAELRAAGFGVTLFEKNPDVGGTWWENRYPGCGVDTPSHVYSFSYFPRRWSTFYGKRAEVHEYVREVADAMGVVDLVRFETEVLSAVYDAAAQRWRVTVRSADGTVEEHVANAVVSAVGQLNRPKVPRLPGADTFGGTQFHSARWPEDLDVTGRRVVVIGSGASAMQIVPAVADRVAHLTVFQRSPQWIAPSYNYSSPVPEGVHWLMEHVPFYHTWYRLRLSWLTNDRVHASLKIDPEWPHPERSVNVVNDGHRRALTRYIVSQLEGREDLLEKSLPDYPPFGKRMLLDNGWYAALRKPHVDLVTDQVASIDATGVTTAAGEHVEADVIVYATGFEAKKMLFPLDIRGRSGVSIRELWGDEDARAYLGITVPDYPNLFVMYGPNINLGHGGSYMFFGELQARYITDVCTAMVEGGLGAVEVRRDVHDDYNRRVDEAHSRMIWSHRGMDTWYRNAAGRVVTNSPWRVVDYWRMTRETDLGDFAVEPAASLTGN, from the coding sequence ATGACCTTCACGCCCGCCCCCAGGCCCTTCGACGAGGCGGTGCTGCGCGACGCGCTCGCGACCGCGAACCTGCCGACCCTGCTGATGGTGATGTTCCAGCTCACCGGGGATCGCACCTGGCTGCGGGAGCCCTACCGCCCGCAGCGCACCAGGGGGATGAGCGACAACGACACCGGCGGCTTCGGCCCCGAGGTCCAGGCGGAGATCCGGGACGCGGCGCTGCGGATCCTGAGGGCCTGGGGCGACGGCGAACCGGCCGCGCTGCCGATGCCGGACGAGCCCACGATCATCGAGATGATCAGTTCCTGCATGGGCGAGGAGGTGCCCCCGGAGTTCGGCCCGATGATGGCCGAGGACATGCGCCTGGGCGCCGGGGGCGGCCGGACCCGTGCGGCGGTGGCGGGGGCCGCGGACTTCTCGGTCGTGATCATCGGTGCCGGGATCTCCGGGATCTCGGCGGCGGCCGAGCTCAGGGCGGCGGGGTTCGGCGTCACCCTCTTCGAGAAGAACCCCGACGTCGGCGGGACCTGGTGGGAGAACCGCTACCCCGGTTGCGGCGTGGACACGCCGAGCCACGTCTACAGCTTCTCGTACTTCCCGCGGCGGTGGTCGACGTTCTACGGCAAGCGCGCCGAGGTCCACGAGTACGTGCGCGAGGTCGCCGACGCCATGGGCGTCGTCGACCTCGTCCGCTTCGAGACCGAGGTGCTGTCGGCGGTCTACGACGCGGCGGCGCAGCGCTGGAGGGTCACGGTGCGGTCGGCGGACGGCACCGTCGAGGAGCACGTCGCGAACGCGGTGGTCTCGGCGGTCGGCCAGCTCAACAGGCCGAAGGTGCCGCGGCTGCCCGGAGCGGACACGTTCGGCGGGACGCAGTTCCACTCCGCCCGCTGGCCGGAGGATCTCGACGTGACCGGGCGGCGGGTGGTGGTGATCGGCTCGGGCGCCAGCGCGATGCAGATCGTCCCGGCCGTGGCCGACCGGGTCGCGCACCTGACGGTCTTCCAGCGCTCACCGCAGTGGATCGCGCCCAGCTACAACTACTCCTCGCCGGTCCCCGAGGGCGTCCACTGGCTGATGGAGCACGTGCCGTTCTACCACACGTGGTACCGCCTCAGGCTCTCCTGGCTGACCAACGACCGGGTGCACGCCTCGCTCAAGATCGACCCGGAGTGGCCACATCCCGAGCGGTCCGTCAACGTCGTCAACGACGGCCACCGCCGGGCGCTGACCAGGTACATCGTCTCCCAGTTGGAGGGGCGCGAGGACCTGCTGGAGAAGTCGCTGCCGGACTACCCGCCGTTCGGAAAGCGGATGCTGCTCGACAACGGGTGGTACGCCGCCCTGCGCAAGCCCCACGTCGACCTGGTGACCGACCAGGTGGCCTCCATCGACGCCACCGGGGTCACGACGGCGGCGGGTGAGCACGTCGAGGCCGACGTCATCGTCTACGCCACCGGGTTCGAGGCCAAGAAGATGCTGTTCCCGCTCGACATCAGGGGACGGTCGGGGGTCTCGATCCGCGAGCTGTGGGGGGACGAGGACGCGCGCGCCTATCTCGGGATCACCGTGCCGGACTACCCGAACCTCTTCGTGATGTACGGCCCCAACATCAACCTCGGGCACGGCGGCAGCTACATGTTCTTCGGCGAGCTCCAGGCGCGCTACATCACCGACGTGTGCACGGCGATGGTGGAGGGCGGCCTCGGCGCGGTCGAGGTCCGGCGGGACGTCCACGACGACTACAACCGGCGGGTGGACGAGGCGCACTCGCGGATGATCTGGAGCCACCGGGGGATGGACACCTGGTACCGGAACGCGGCGGGGCGGGTCGTGACCAACTCGCCGTGGCGGGTCGTGGACTACTGGCGGATGACCAGGGAGACGGATCTCGGTGACTTCGCCGTCGAGCCCGCGGCGTCCCTGACCGGGAACTGA
- a CDS encoding ATP-binding protein translates to MTRETTLIGVATFPGADRSVAHARRFVREVLGPEPVAGTVELCVSELVTNAVRHSASGDGGQVTVAVIADGDVIRGEVTDDGAAGSTPHVRDEPCAEGGRGMMIVDALATRWGVTSVPPGATVWFECSTED, encoded by the coding sequence ATGACCCGTGAGACGACGCTGATCGGCGTGGCCACCTTTCCCGGCGCCGATCGTTCGGTGGCGCACGCCCGCCGGTTCGTGCGCGAGGTGCTCGGGCCGGAACCGGTGGCCGGCACGGTCGAGCTGTGCGTCAGCGAGCTGGTCACCAACGCCGTCCGGCATTCGGCCAGCGGCGACGGCGGTCAGGTCACCGTCGCCGTCATCGCCGACGGTGACGTGATCCGCGGCGAGGTGACCGACGACGGCGCGGCCGGCTCCACGCCCCACGTCCGGGACGAACCCTGCGCCGAGGGCGGGCGCGGAATGATGATCGTCGATGCCCTCGCCACGCGCTGGGGGGTCACCTCGGTGCCGCCCGGCGCGACGGTGTGGTTCGAATGCTCCACGGAGGACTGA